The Halomonas sp. KG2 genome contains a region encoding:
- the gluQRS gene encoding tRNA glutamyl-Q(34) synthetase GluQRS, protein MTHTTHYRGRFAPTPSGPLHLGSLVAALGSYLDARAVGGQWLVRIEDIDPPRCPEGAADTILRQLDAFGLHWDEEIRWQHQRNGAYQQALDQLAAQGLAYPCSCSRKQWQAFSIYPGWCRGNVRDATKPVAWRLRSDLAKRPITWQDRLFGCQQFDPDVLGDVVLKRKDQLWAYQLAVVVDDADQGITDIVRGYDLLDNTPWQGQLQQALGLSTPRYLHLPLVVTQEGQKLSKQNLAPALAEDADGIRQQLFQALQLLDQAPPETLVQEPPETQLNWAIAHWSVEKLIATTHRRYQSES, encoded by the coding sequence ATGACCCATACCACGCACTACCGAGGACGTTTCGCTCCCACACCGTCAGGGCCACTGCATCTTGGCTCGCTAGTCGCCGCCCTAGGCAGCTATTTAGACGCCCGCGCTGTTGGCGGGCAGTGGCTGGTGCGCATTGAGGATATCGACCCGCCCCGCTGCCCTGAAGGCGCTGCTGATACCATTCTGCGTCAGCTTGACGCCTTTGGGCTTCATTGGGATGAAGAAATCCGCTGGCAGCATCAACGTAATGGGGCTTATCAGCAGGCGCTCGATCAACTGGCTGCTCAAGGTTTAGCTTACCCGTGTAGCTGTTCGAGAAAGCAGTGGCAAGCGTTTTCAATCTATCCCGGCTGGTGCCGCGGGAACGTTCGTGATGCCACAAAGCCGGTTGCCTGGCGGCTGCGCAGCGACCTGGCAAAGCGCCCTATTACTTGGCAGGATCGGCTGTTTGGTTGCCAACAGTTCGACCCTGACGTTCTGGGGGATGTTGTGCTGAAACGCAAAGATCAGCTTTGGGCCTATCAGCTTGCCGTCGTAGTGGATGATGCGGATCAAGGCATTACCGATATTGTGCGCGGTTATGACCTGCTGGATAACACGCCCTGGCAAGGCCAGTTGCAGCAAGCGCTAGGCTTATCAACTCCCCGCTACCTACATTTACCGCTCGTGGTTACTCAAGAGGGTCAAAAGCTTTCTAAGCAAAACCTGGCCCCTGCATTAGCCGAAGACGCCGACGGCATTCGCCAACAGCTGTTTCAAGCACTGCAACTACTCGATCAGGCCCCACCTGAAACGCTGGTTCAAGAGCCACCCGAAACGCAACTAAACTGGGCAATAGCACATTGGTCTGTTGAAAAGCTTATCGCTACCACCCACCGCCGCTATCAATCAGAGTCTTAA
- a CDS encoding YggT family protein, whose product MGSQVGSAGLMLVNSLINIYLFLLMLRFLLQASRADYYNPLSQSVVKITQPVVGLFQGFLGPVAGRFDLATLAAGFVLKVVSMLAIFMVIGVGMPPIPGLLIAGVAALANAILKIYFFAMIVMIILSWVAPNASHPGALLVMQLVEPIMAPVRKVIPPLGMIDLSPIVVFIAINLVDGLVVGSLIRAAGISGALVGL is encoded by the coding sequence ATGGGTAGTCAAGTGGGCAGTGCCGGGTTAATGCTTGTTAACTCGTTAATCAATATTTATTTATTCTTACTGATGCTGCGCTTTTTGTTGCAGGCATCGCGGGCGGATTATTACAACCCGCTTAGCCAGTCAGTGGTTAAAATCACCCAGCCTGTTGTGGGGCTATTTCAGGGCTTCTTAGGCCCCGTCGCTGGGCGCTTTGACCTTGCCACGCTGGCCGCTGGTTTCGTGTTGAAAGTGGTTAGCATGCTGGCCATTTTCATGGTGATTGGCGTTGGCATGCCGCCCATTCCAGGACTACTGATTGCCGGCGTTGCAGCACTGGCTAACGCCATATTAAAGATCTATTTCTTTGCCATGATTGTGATGATTATTCTGAGCTGGGTCGCCCCGAATGCTAGCCACCCAGGTGCTTTGCTGGTGATGCAGCTAGTCGAGCCCATTATGGCTCCTGTTCGGAAAGTCATTCCGCCGCTGGGCATGATCGATTTATCACCCATCGTGGTGTTTATTGCGATTAATTTAGTGGATGGCTTAGTAGTGGGATCCTTGATTCGCGCTGCGGGTATCTCTGGCGCACTGGTTGGGCTTTAA
- a CDS encoding homoserine O-acetyltransferase → MPDSDTLTFVDRPADSVGLVTPHVAKFDTPLPLACGKVLPEYELIYETYGTLNAERSNAVLICHALSGHHHAAGYHGDEDRKPGWWDAHIGPGKSIDTNRFFVVSLNNLGGCHGSTGPVSHNPETGRQWGPDFPMVTVSDWVASQARLADQLGIERWAAAVGGSLGGMQVLQWTMTYPERVANAVVIAATPRLSAQNIAFNEVARQAIRSDPEFFGGWYAEHDTVPKRGLKLARMVGHITYLSEDAMGSKFGRDLRSNDLNFGFDVEFQVESYLRYQGDTFSTAFDANTYLLMTKALDYFDPAATQAGDLASALAPAKCPFLVVSFTTDWRFPPSRSRELVDALTRAGKSVSYANIDSPHGHDAFLLPEPRYHALFSAFMTRIARELNIEETAREEPL, encoded by the coding sequence ATGCCTGATTCAGACACTCTCACTTTCGTTGACCGGCCGGCGGACTCCGTTGGCCTCGTCACCCCCCATGTAGCGAAATTTGATACGCCGCTGCCGCTTGCTTGTGGCAAGGTGCTGCCTGAGTACGAGCTTATCTACGAAACCTACGGCACGTTAAACGCTGAGCGTAGTAACGCTGTGTTGATCTGCCATGCGTTATCGGGGCACCACCATGCAGCGGGCTATCACGGTGACGAAGACCGCAAACCTGGCTGGTGGGATGCTCATATCGGCCCCGGAAAATCTATCGATACCAACCGTTTTTTTGTGGTATCGCTAAACAATCTGGGCGGCTGCCATGGCAGCACAGGTCCTGTTAGCCACAACCCTGAAACCGGCCGCCAGTGGGGGCCTGATTTCCCCATGGTCACTGTCAGTGACTGGGTAGCCAGCCAAGCGCGCCTAGCCGATCAACTGGGCATTGAGCGTTGGGCCGCAGCAGTGGGCGGCAGCCTGGGTGGTATGCAGGTACTTCAGTGGACAATGACTTACCCTGAGCGTGTCGCCAATGCGGTAGTGATTGCCGCCACCCCCCGGCTTTCCGCCCAGAATATTGCCTTTAACGAAGTGGCTCGTCAGGCGATTCGCTCTGACCCTGAGTTCTTCGGCGGTTGGTATGCAGAGCACGACACGGTCCCCAAGCGTGGCTTGAAACTGGCACGCATGGTGGGCCACATCACCTACCTCTCCGAAGATGCAATGGGCAGTAAATTTGGCCGCGACCTACGCAGCAACGACTTGAACTTTGGGTTTGATGTCGAGTTCCAGGTTGAGTCTTATCTGCGCTATCAGGGCGATACCTTCTCCACCGCCTTTGACGCTAACACCTACCTGTTAATGACTAAGGCCCTTGACTACTTCGATCCCGCAGCCACTCAAGCAGGCGACCTAGCCAGTGCACTAGCACCAGCAAAGTGCCCTTTTCTGGTTGTTAGTTTTACGACTGACTGGCGCTTCCCACCTTCTCGTTCTCGAGAACTCGTCGACGCGCTCACCCGCGCTGGCAAATCGGTTAGCTATGCCAATATCGACTCTCCTCACGGGCATGATGCCTTCTTACTGCCCGAGCCGCGTTACCACGCTCTGTTCAGCGCATTTATGACGCGCATTGCCCGAGAGCTGAATATCGAAGAAACAGCCAGGGAGGAGCCCCTGTAA
- the sfsA gene encoding DNA/RNA nuclease SfsA: protein MTTYPELVSGVLLRRYKRFLADVRLETGEEVVAHCPNTGSMKAVNVPGCQVWLSRSDNPKRKLAWTWEWIELPQTEGALALASVHTGRANRIVEEAILAGDIAPLAGYQTLKREVKISDARLDFRLSDPDKGEVFIEVKQVTLKEADGHGYFPDSVSVRGTKHLHTLTALAEQGERAVLLFCVAHEGIHDVAPAAHIDPIYAAALAAAVDAGVEVLAYGITLDWQAGAPVAVRLARPLPVRI from the coding sequence ATGACGACCTATCCTGAGTTGGTGTCTGGGGTGTTGTTGCGTCGTTATAAACGCTTTTTAGCCGATGTAAGGCTGGAGACTGGCGAGGAAGTCGTTGCCCATTGCCCCAACACGGGCTCGATGAAGGCGGTGAATGTGCCTGGCTGTCAAGTGTGGCTGTCACGGAGTGATAATCCCAAGCGCAAGCTGGCCTGGACCTGGGAATGGATTGAGCTGCCACAGACAGAGGGTGCCTTGGCGCTGGCTTCTGTTCACACTGGCCGCGCCAACCGCATCGTGGAGGAGGCCATTTTAGCCGGTGATATTGCGCCACTGGCAGGCTATCAAACACTCAAGCGGGAAGTGAAGATCAGTGACGCAAGGCTCGATTTCCGGCTGAGTGATCCTGATAAGGGCGAGGTTTTTATTGAAGTTAAGCAGGTCACTCTTAAAGAAGCTGATGGCCATGGTTATTTTCCTGACTCGGTCAGCGTGAGGGGCACCAAGCATTTGCATACATTAACTGCGCTTGCCGAGCAGGGAGAAAGGGCCGTACTGCTGTTTTGTGTCGCCCATGAAGGTATTCACGATGTAGCCCCAGCGGCCCATATCGATCCCATCTATGCGGCGGCGCTAGCCGCAGCGGTGGATGCTGGGGTTGAGGTGTTGGCTTACGGTATTACGCTAGATTGGCAGGCAGGAGCGCCGGTAGCGGTGCGATTAGCACGACCGCTACCGGTGCGAATTTAA
- a CDS encoding YggS family pyridoxal phosphate-dependent enzyme has product MTDIALPESLAQARERLNNALKKAERPLDSATLLAVSKTKPASMIRQAWQHGQREFGENYLQEALEKQSELADLDDIVWHFIGPLQSNKTRAAAESFAWVHSVDRLKIAKRLSEQRPEHLPPLNICLQVNISREASKSGVMPDEVMALAKEVAALPRLCLRGLMAIPAPANSLAEQRAPLAALRQLLETLQAALPDAPLDTLSMGMSDDLEAAVLEGATLVRLGTAIFGARTTQHATQ; this is encoded by the coding sequence ATGACAGACATCGCGCTTCCCGAGTCACTCGCCCAGGCCCGCGAACGCCTGAATAACGCATTAAAAAAGGCTGAACGCCCACTCGATAGCGCAACGCTGCTAGCCGTTAGTAAAACAAAGCCCGCTTCCATGATTCGCCAAGCCTGGCAGCATGGGCAGCGTGAATTCGGCGAAAACTATCTGCAAGAAGCACTGGAAAAACAATCCGAACTGGCCGACTTAGACGATATTGTGTGGCATTTTATTGGTCCACTACAGTCCAACAAAACCCGCGCAGCGGCAGAAAGCTTCGCTTGGGTACATAGCGTTGACCGCTTAAAAATAGCCAAACGGCTTAGCGAGCAGCGCCCGGAACACTTACCACCGCTCAACATTTGTTTGCAGGTCAATATTAGCCGCGAGGCTTCTAAGTCGGGCGTCATGCCCGATGAGGTCATGGCACTAGCGAAAGAAGTGGCCGCCCTGCCACGGCTGTGTCTACGTGGACTCATGGCGATTCCGGCCCCGGCTAACAGCCTTGCAGAACAGCGGGCGCCGCTTGCGGCCTTGCGACAACTTTTGGAAACCCTTCAGGCAGCGCTACCGGATGCCCCTCTGGATACGCTATCGATGGGGATGAGCGACGATTTAGAAGCCGCTGTTTTAGAGGGCGCAACGCTGGTACGTTTAGGAACGGCGATTTTTGGCGCACGCACCACTCAACACGCTACTCAATAA
- a CDS encoding DUF4426 domain-containing protein, with translation MVYRALRRTTLLTTLLCSLLLATQAVAEQLVRIGDYEIHYSAVATSFLTPEVAQAHGIQRSAGHGLVNVSVRERQEDGSTRAVNASVQGHVTGLTDVQESLSFRTVHDGDATYHLATFALRHDEPTRFNLDVRYDRNASPERVSFIQRFYIER, from the coding sequence ATGGTTTATCGAGCGTTACGCAGAACGACCCTGCTTACTACGCTGCTTTGCTCACTGCTCCTCGCCACACAAGCGGTAGCTGAGCAGCTGGTTCGGATAGGCGACTACGAGATCCATTACAGTGCTGTGGCCACCAGCTTCCTCACCCCAGAAGTTGCCCAAGCGCACGGTATTCAGCGCAGCGCAGGTCATGGACTGGTTAATGTGAGCGTACGAGAACGCCAAGAGGACGGCAGCACCCGCGCCGTTAACGCTAGCGTACAAGGCCACGTGACAGGCCTCACCGACGTCCAAGAATCGCTAAGCTTTCGTACGGTGCACGATGGTGATGCCACTTATCACTTGGCCACCTTTGCCCTGCGCCACGACGAGCCCACACGTTTTAACTTGGACGTTCGCTACGACCGCAATGCCAGTCCCGAGCGGGTCAGTTTTATTCAGCGTTTTTATATCGAGCGTTAA
- a CDS encoding aminotransferase class I/II-fold pyridoxal phosphate-dependent enzyme produces the protein MAWNSRVNHVAPFRVMHLLEMAQAREADGHDVIHLEVGEPDFATPAPIVAAGQQALATGKTRYTPAAGLASLREAISRHYAEHFNATVDPSRILVTPGASGALLLASQLLVETGDRVLMADPNYPCNRHFMALAGADIDAIPVGRQSGWQLTAPLIEQHWQAKTCLAMLASPSNPTGHTLGAEALTAVINTVAAKGGEVIVDEIYQGLNYDDAPLSATSLSDQAFVVNSFSKYFGMTGWRLGWLVAPEHAVEPLTRLAQNVFLAAPTPSQHAALAAFTPECRDILEARRSTLKQRRQVLLDGLAQLGLAPDLPPQGAFYLWLDISHYSRDSQAFCERLLVEENVAITPGIDFALEGGEHHVRIAFTNSVERLQEAVERIGRFVSRL, from the coding sequence ATGGCCTGGAATTCACGTGTAAATCACGTTGCACCTTTTCGCGTGATGCATCTATTGGAAATGGCCCAGGCTCGAGAGGCCGACGGCCACGATGTGATTCACCTAGAGGTCGGCGAACCTGATTTCGCGACGCCAGCACCGATTGTAGCAGCAGGCCAGCAAGCGTTGGCAACAGGCAAAACGCGCTATACACCTGCGGCAGGCCTAGCGTCGCTGCGTGAGGCGATTTCAAGACATTACGCCGAGCATTTTAATGCCACCGTTGACCCCTCACGTATTTTGGTAACCCCAGGGGCCTCTGGAGCACTGCTGCTGGCTAGCCAGTTACTGGTCGAAACAGGCGACCGTGTGTTGATGGCCGATCCCAACTATCCGTGTAATCGTCACTTTATGGCTTTAGCTGGCGCAGATATTGATGCCATTCCCGTGGGGCGTCAAAGCGGTTGGCAGTTAACGGCGCCGCTGATTGAGCAGCACTGGCAAGCTAAAACGTGTTTAGCCATGCTGGCCTCCCCGTCTAATCCTACGGGGCACACGTTAGGCGCTGAGGCGCTAACCGCAGTTATCAACACGGTAGCTGCGAAAGGCGGCGAGGTGATTGTCGATGAGATTTACCAAGGCTTGAATTATGACGATGCACCGCTATCGGCGACATCGCTTTCCGACCAGGCCTTCGTGGTGAACAGTTTCTCTAAATATTTCGGCATGACAGGCTGGCGCTTGGGCTGGTTGGTGGCGCCTGAACATGCCGTCGAGCCGCTTACTAGGCTGGCGCAAAACGTCTTCCTTGCCGCGCCGACCCCTTCCCAGCATGCGGCGTTGGCCGCCTTCACTCCAGAGTGTCGCGACATTTTGGAAGCGCGTAGGTCGACGCTCAAGCAGCGACGCCAAGTGTTGTTGGATGGGCTAGCGCAGTTGGGGCTTGCCCCGGATCTGCCACCTCAAGGGGCTTTTTATCTGTGGTTGGATATTTCCCATTACAGCCGAGATAGCCAGGCATTCTGTGAGCGGTTGCTGGTCGAGGAGAACGTGGCAATCACTCCGGGCATTGATTTTGCGCTGGAGGGCGGCGAACACCATGTGCGCATCGCCTTTACTAACAGCGTTGAACGGTTGCAGGAGGCCGTAGAGCGCATTGGTCGTTTCGTGAGCCGGCTATGA
- the dksA gene encoding RNA polymerase-binding protein DksA, with protein MPVAEKKPEASKSFTPYEPAPGEEYMNEKQLAHFRQLLLDWKQDLMEEVDRTVRHLQEDANNYADPADRATQEEGFSLELRTRDRERKLLKKINETIEKIDEDDYGFCEACGVEIGIRRLEARPTATLCVDCKTLAELKEKQLGG; from the coding sequence ATGCCAGTAGCGGAAAAGAAACCGGAAGCGTCCAAGTCCTTCACCCCGTATGAGCCAGCACCGGGCGAAGAGTATATGAACGAGAAGCAGCTCGCACACTTCCGCCAGCTCCTTCTAGACTGGAAACAAGATCTCATGGAAGAGGTGGATCGTACCGTACGCCACCTGCAGGAAGACGCTAATAACTACGCTGACCCCGCTGACCGCGCTACTCAAGAAGAGGGCTTCAGCCTGGAGCTGCGTACTCGGGATCGCGAACGCAAGTTGCTGAAAAAGATCAACGAAACCATCGAAAAAATCGATGAAGACGACTACGGCTTTTGTGAAGCCTGCGGCGTTGAAATCGGCATTCGCCGCCTTGAAGCCCGCCCCACGGCAACGCTGTGCGTGGACTGTAAAACGCTGGCAGAGCTTAAAGAGAAACAGCTCGGTGGCTAA
- the proC gene encoding pyrroline-5-carboxylate reductase, which yields MASKITFIGAGNMASAIIGGLIDSGVSPSDITATAPNESELTPLAARLGINTNTDNNAAVEDADVVVLAVKPQIMRSVCEAMRNNVQQQSPLIISIAAGLDAATIDQWLGGNNALVRCMPNTPALVGIGASGLYANSAVSEEQRTLATQLMEAVGIVEWVEEESLLDAVTAVSGSAPAYFFLMFEAMEEAAVKLGLPAATARRLAIQTALGAATMAQRSDKDPATLKQNVMSPGGTTERAIQHMEDAQLRATISDAMQACAQRAEAMSKELSAN from the coding sequence ATGGCGAGCAAGATTACCTTCATTGGCGCAGGCAATATGGCCAGCGCCATTATCGGCGGCCTCATCGATAGTGGTGTGTCTCCTAGCGACATCACGGCCACCGCACCTAATGAAAGCGAGCTAACGCCTTTAGCAGCACGCTTAGGAATTAACACAAATACCGATAATAACGCCGCCGTCGAAGATGCCGACGTGGTCGTACTGGCAGTAAAACCCCAGATTATGCGCAGCGTATGTGAAGCGATGCGGAATAACGTACAACAGCAATCACCGCTGATTATTTCGATCGCGGCAGGCCTCGATGCAGCCACCATTGATCAATGGCTAGGCGGTAATAATGCGTTAGTTCGTTGCATGCCCAACACTCCTGCATTGGTCGGCATCGGTGCCAGCGGCTTATATGCCAATAGCGCGGTGAGTGAGGAGCAACGCACGCTAGCAACGCAGCTTATGGAAGCGGTTGGCATTGTGGAGTGGGTTGAAGAAGAGAGCCTTCTTGATGCAGTGACTGCGGTATCAGGCAGTGCGCCGGCTTATTTCTTTCTAATGTTTGAGGCGATGGAAGAAGCCGCTGTCAAACTAGGCTTGCCTGCCGCTACGGCGCGACGCTTGGCCATTCAAACAGCGCTAGGCGCCGCCACTATGGCCCAGCGCAGCGACAAAGACCCGGCCACGCTTAAACAAAATGTTATGTCGCCAGGCGGCACAACAGAACGCGCCATTCAGCACATGGAAGATGCGCAACTACGCGCCACCATCAGCGACGCCATGCAGGCCTGTGCCCAGCGCGCAGAAGCAATGTCCAAGGAACTTAGCGCTAACTAA
- the metW gene encoding methionine biosynthesis protein MetW produces the protein MRADLELIYDWVPQGAHVLDLACGDGALLERLAQEKNVTGYGLEIDPDGITQCVARGVNVIEHNLDDGLGSFCDNSYDQVIMTQALQALRRPDKMLDEMLRVAEEGIITFPNFAYWRHRIHLGLRGYMPVSKSLPHAWYDTPNIHLSTFNDFEHLCREKGLVIVDRAVGVGDHKGHWTSKWWPNLFGEIAIFRVRRR, from the coding sequence ATGCGTGCGGATCTTGAACTGATTTACGACTGGGTACCCCAAGGGGCTCATGTGCTGGATTTAGCCTGCGGTGATGGCGCCCTGCTTGAGCGCTTGGCACAGGAGAAAAATGTTACCGGCTACGGTTTAGAGATCGACCCCGACGGTATTACCCAGTGTGTCGCCAGGGGCGTGAACGTTATTGAGCATAACCTGGATGATGGCTTGGGTAGTTTCTGCGACAACAGCTATGATCAAGTCATTATGACCCAAGCGCTTCAGGCGCTACGTCGCCCGGATAAAATGCTTGATGAAATGTTACGCGTCGCCGAGGAAGGCATTATCACCTTTCCTAATTTTGCTTATTGGCGACACCGAATTCATCTTGGCCTACGTGGCTATATGCCGGTCTCTAAATCGCTACCCCATGCCTGGTATGACACACCCAACATCCATCTTTCTACCTTTAACGACTTCGAGCATCTGTGCCGTGAAAAAGGGTTGGTGATTGTTGATCGCGCAGTAGGGGTTGGCGATCACAAAGGGCACTGGACATCCAAGTGGTGGCCCAACTTGTTCGGTGAAATTGCTATTTTTAGAGTGCGCCGTCGCTAA
- a CDS encoding ATP-binding protein encodes MSVELLGVVLLGLGYLALLFACGMAVERGWVPVRITRHPIVYTLALGVYASAWAIYGSVELAAQAGFGYLAYYLGAAGAFLLAPILLVPIQRITRTYQLSSLADLFAFRYRSRWAGTLVTLISLLAVMPLLGIQVQTLSDAVYLLTGSRYSAAATLLFCGVIAGCAVLFGARHSHRHRHDTLLSVIAFESIIKLLAMLGLGAIALWWVFDGPHGLQQWLEGPGAAAQAATPQFEAPQWRTLLLLFFAAAFMMPHLFQITFAESLSRHTLLQASWTLPLFLLLMALPVPLIWWAAQSTNETVPVAAYAAFLMSEHWWVGALAFIGGLAAASGTMMMIALALSGMVLNHVVLVARPPEARSDLYGWLLWLRRGLVVAVIAGGWLFAESVGRYHSLTNLGLAAFVGMAQCLPGMLALLYWPGANRKGMIAGLMSGIIIWLWGLWLPLLLDLPMLSLPLTPLMSADAPIWYNVTLVSLAVNILLLLIVSLFTRISEGERSAAEACSVDAVIRSKRLPLEAATAGDFPTYLAQALGDEAASREVDRALAALNLTPQERRPYALRRLRDRIQANLSGLMGPSVARDIVDRYLPYRHDDAPVTDDIHFVESRLEAYRSRLTGLARELDGLRRHHRQTLAYLPVGLCVLGDDDELLMWNEALSSLSGISGDSVIGSRRDSLPPPWPNLLGSVLNASHTPLYKQAVSLHDKDYFLTLHKAVLSGHDSRGGSVILVEDHTEMKWLEEELVHAARLASIGQLAAGVAHEIGNPITGISSLAQNLRYDTDDPALLETADQIQQLTQRVTKIVNSLVGFAHGGRQTLPLPASPASLSTVSEDALHLIHLARSGEDVSFTNDCPDDIVVRGDAQRLTQVMVNLLSNAKDACDAQGTVHIEAGKQASHAWWRVTDDGHGIDPSVKHRLFEPFTTTKPAGQGTGLGLSLAYQIINEHQGKIEVASLPPGKPRGTAITLWLPLYQQDDHLPHAQDTDC; translated from the coding sequence ATGAGCGTTGAGCTGTTAGGAGTAGTACTGCTGGGCTTAGGCTATCTTGCCTTACTGTTTGCTTGCGGCATGGCCGTTGAGCGTGGCTGGGTACCCGTGCGCATTACGCGCCACCCTATTGTGTACACCCTGGCGCTGGGCGTATACGCCAGCGCGTGGGCAATCTATGGCAGTGTGGAGCTTGCGGCGCAAGCAGGCTTTGGCTACCTGGCATATTACCTCGGTGCAGCCGGGGCTTTTCTGCTGGCGCCCATACTGCTTGTGCCCATACAACGCATTACTCGTACCTACCAGCTCTCTTCACTGGCGGATCTATTTGCGTTTCGCTACCGATCCCGCTGGGCAGGCACTCTGGTAACGTTGATCAGCCTGCTAGCCGTGATGCCGCTGCTGGGTATCCAGGTGCAAACCTTAAGCGATGCGGTCTACTTGCTCACCGGCAGCCGCTATAGCGCGGCGGCTACCCTGCTATTTTGCGGAGTGATCGCAGGCTGTGCGGTGTTGTTTGGCGCACGCCACAGCCACCGACATCGTCACGATACGCTACTCAGCGTGATTGCTTTTGAATCGATCATTAAACTACTGGCGATGCTTGGGCTAGGTGCCATTGCACTGTGGTGGGTATTTGATGGGCCTCACGGACTACAGCAGTGGTTAGAAGGGCCTGGAGCCGCAGCCCAAGCCGCAACGCCGCAATTTGAAGCCCCCCAATGGCGCACGCTGCTACTGCTGTTCTTTGCGGCCGCTTTCATGATGCCGCACCTGTTTCAGATTACCTTTGCAGAAAGCCTTTCTCGCCACACCCTGCTCCAAGCCAGTTGGACATTACCGCTATTTTTGCTACTGATGGCACTTCCAGTACCGTTGATTTGGTGGGCTGCACAATCGACAAACGAGACGGTTCCCGTCGCTGCCTACGCCGCCTTCTTGATGTCAGAACATTGGTGGGTGGGAGCGCTAGCCTTCATCGGCGGCCTTGCCGCCGCCAGTGGCACCATGATGATGATCGCGCTGGCGCTTTCAGGCATGGTGCTAAACCACGTGGTGCTAGTGGCTCGCCCCCCAGAGGCGCGTAGCGATTTATACGGCTGGCTGCTCTGGCTACGTCGCGGTTTAGTCGTCGCTGTGATTGCGGGCGGGTGGCTATTTGCTGAAAGCGTCGGTCGCTACCATTCGCTGACAAACTTGGGGCTCGCTGCATTTGTAGGCATGGCACAGTGCCTGCCTGGCATGCTGGCGTTGCTGTACTGGCCCGGTGCGAACCGCAAGGGCATGATCGCCGGGCTAATGAGCGGCATCATCATTTGGCTGTGGGGCCTATGGTTGCCGCTTTTGCTTGATCTCCCCATGCTCTCACTGCCCCTCACCCCTCTGATGTCTGCGGATGCGCCCATTTGGTATAACGTTACACTTGTTTCTTTAGCGGTGAATATTTTACTGCTCCTCATTGTGTCGTTATTTACCCGTATCTCAGAAGGCGAACGCTCTGCGGCTGAAGCATGTTCCGTAGATGCGGTCATTCGTTCAAAACGCCTACCACTGGAAGCAGCGACGGCAGGAGATTTCCCTACTTATCTTGCCCAAGCGTTGGGCGATGAAGCTGCCAGCCGTGAAGTTGACCGCGCACTGGCAGCGTTAAACCTGACACCTCAGGAGCGCCGCCCCTATGCACTGCGCCGCCTGCGCGACCGAATCCAGGCGAACCTATCCGGTTTAATGGGGCCTTCAGTTGCGCGAGATATTGTTGACCGTTACCTGCCCTACCGCCACGACGACGCCCCGGTCACTGACGATATTCATTTTGTTGAAAGCCGCCTTGAAGCTTACCGCTCTAGGCTCACTGGGCTGGCTCGGGAACTGGATGGCTTGCGCCGCCATCACCGGCAAACGCTAGCCTACTTGCCCGTAGGCTTGTGCGTGCTAGGCGACGATGATGAGCTGTTAATGTGGAATGAGGCGCTTTCGTCACTCTCTGGGATTAGCGGCGATAGCGTGATTGGCTCACGCCGAGATAGCCTGCCCCCACCCTGGCCCAATTTACTCGGTAGTGTACTCAACGCCAGCCATACGCCGTTGTATAAACAAGCCGTGTCGCTACATGACAAGGATTACTTCCTCACCCTTCACAAAGCGGTGTTAAGCGGACACGACAGCCGTGGCGGCAGCGTGATTTTGGTAGAAGACCATACTGAAATGAAGTGGCTAGAAGAGGAACTTGTCCACGCCGCGCGTTTGGCATCCATAGGCCAACTTGCGGCAGGCGTGGCACATGAAATAGGCAACCCTATCACGGGCATTTCGTCACTGGCCCAAAACTTGCGCTACGATACCGATGACCCAGCATTACTGGAAACGGCTGACCAAATTCAACAGCTAACCCAACGAGTCACCAAGATTGTTAACTCGCTGGTCGGTTTTGCCCACGGTGGCCGTCAGACTCTGCCACTGCCAGCATCTCCCGCCTCGCTCTCTACCGTTAGCGAAGACGCGCTGCACTTGATCCATTTAGCGCGCTCGGGGGAGGATGTAAGCTTTACCAATGACTGTCCGGATGACATCGTGGTGCGTGGCGATGCTCAGCGATTAACCCAGGTCATGGTCAACTTACTCAGTAATGCCAAAGACGCTTGCGACGCTCAGGGCACGGTTCATATTGAAGCAGGCAAACAGGCAAGCCATGCTTGGTGGCGAGTCACCGATGATGGCCACGGCATTGACCCAAGCGTGAAGCATCGCCTTTTCGAGCCGTTCACCACGACCAAGCCTGCGGGCCAAGGAACGGGGCTTGGGCTCTCGTTGGCCTACCAAATTATCAATGAGCACCAAGGCAAAATAGAGGTTGCGTCGCTGCCTCCAGGAAAGCCTCGCGGCACTGCCATCACGCTTTGGCTACCGCTTTACCAACAGGATGATCACCTACCTCATGCCCAGGATACTGATTGTTGA